The Actinomyces wuliandei genome contains the following window.
CCCGCGTCCGGCAGCCGGCTGGCCAGCAGTGCGGTGTAGGCCGAGCCGTACAGCGCGGGCCGGATGTTGTCGCTCATGCCTCCGTCCACACTCACGTACATCCGGCTGGCACCCGCCCCCAGCTCGACACGCTTGGTCCCGGTGACGGTGTAGAAGGTGACCACGGCTGGGCCGATGACGCTGCGACCCGGCTCGACCGAGACCCTGGGGACGGAGTCCCCCAGCGCGGCACAGGTCTGGCGCACAGCCTGGGCCAGCGTCCTGGCCACAGCGGCGGGCGAGGGCGCCACGGGGTCGTCGCCGGTGTAGGCGATACCGTAGCCGCCTCCCAGGTCAATCTCGGGACACAGCACCCCCGTGCTGGCAGCAACCTCGTGGCGCAGACGCAGGACCACGGCGACCGCCTGCCGGAAGCCAGCCAGGTCCATGATCTGGGACCCGATGTGGGAGTGCAGGCCGACCAGCTCCAGCTCCTCGGCCGCTACGACCTCCTCCACCACCTGACGTGCCGCGCCGCTGGACACGGACAGGCCGAACTTCTGGTCCTCGTGGGCGGTGGAGACGTACTCGTGGCCTCCGGCATGGATACCAGTGGTCAGGCGCACCATGACCCCACCCCTCTCCTGGGGGGCGTAGTGCCCGCTCTCCCGCCAGCGACGCACTGCGGCGACGGCGTAGCCGACCTCCTCGGGCGAGTCGATGACCAGGTGCCCCACACGGTGGTAGACAGCGGCGGCGACCTCCTCCTGCGTCTTGCCGTTGCCGTGCAGGCCCAGCCGACGTGCCGCCGTCACCGCATCGCTCCCCTCGACCGCCCGCAGGGCGTCCAGGCCCACCGCCAGCTCACCGCGTGAGGCGGTGTCAATCCCCATCCCCTCCTCCAGGACGAGGCGTCCCACTCCGGTGCTGAGAAAGGCCTTGGCCGCGTAGAACGCCTCCCCCCCGGACATGCCGTAGCCAGACCAGAACTCCTCGGCCATGGCAGCGCTCCAGGTGGCAGCACGACCACGCAGGTCAGAGCAGTCCAGGACGAAGACCGGGGAGGGGGCCTGGCCCAGGATCTCACTGACCCGCAGGCCGCCCAGGGCCAGCGCGCCCCCGGGGGTGCGCTGCGCCGTGGTTGGCCACAGGTCGGGGCGCTCCTGCGGCTCGGGGCACACCAGCGCGCCCAGGGGAGCCTCGCCGTCGGGGACCTGGGAGACGACATGGCAGGAGCCAGGGGCGGCAGAGGACGGGGCGGAGGAGGCAGAGGGCATCAAGGCTCCTTAGGTCCGTTGAGCGGCTACGAGCAGGACGGCGAACAGGGACAAAGACGAGGCAGACAGGGCGCACCGCAGCGTACCCAGCGTGACACGGGCGAGGCGGCGGGGCGCACCGGGCACAGGAGGCGGTCGGTGCCGGAGCGCCGGGCGGCCCTACATGCGCTCCGGGGCACTGACCCCCAGCAGCCCCAGCCCGTTGGCCAGCACCTGGGTGACGGCGTCGTTGAGCCACAGGCGGGCGACGTGCCCGGAGTCCACCGGGTCCTGCCCGCGAGGAGTCACGCGTGTGACCCCGTACCAGGCGTGGTAGGCGGCAGCAAGAGACTCCAGGTAGCGCGCCACCCGGTGCTGCTCACGCAGGGAGGCCGCCTGGGCCACAGTGGCCGGGAACTGGGCCAGGACACCGAGGAGGGCGGAGTCCGCCTGGGTGTCCAGGGCGGCCGGGTCGA
Protein-coding sequences here:
- the lysA gene encoding diaminopimelate decarboxylase, with the translated sequence MPSASSAPSSAAPGSCHVVSQVPDGEAPLGALVCPEPQERPDLWPTTAQRTPGGALALGGLRVSEILGQAPSPVFVLDCSDLRGRAATWSAAMAEEFWSGYGMSGGEAFYAAKAFLSTGVGRLVLEEGMGIDTASRGELAVGLDALRAVEGSDAVTAARRLGLHGNGKTQEEVAAAVYHRVGHLVIDSPEEVGYAVAAVRRWRESGHYAPQERGGVMVRLTTGIHAGGHEYVSTAHEDQKFGLSVSSGAARQVVEEVVAAEELELVGLHSHIGSQIMDLAGFRQAVAVVLRLRHEVAASTGVLCPEIDLGGGYGIAYTGDDPVAPSPAAVARTLAQAVRQTCAALGDSVPRVSVEPGRSVIGPAVVTFYTVTGTKRVELGAGASRMYVSVDGGMSDNIRPALYGSAYTALLASRLPDAGAGLVRSRVVGKHCESGDVVVRDVDLPADIRVGDVLAVPATGAYGRSMASSYNLFTRPGVAWVEGGRQGWVLRPETLEDLRGLEGDL